Proteins from one Thermodesulfovibrionales bacterium genomic window:
- a CDS encoding formate dehydrogenase accessory protein FdhE, with protein MEIEDIVRKKPHLKETLLLYKKVKEFNESVDELLREPLQHSDTSYPPSIINEVFRRFSEIFNIPFESLVPLIEAMRLGQIDLTRLPYNEVSSFLLPYHEDELWMLLFIIGRPFFSGMKRFFVIDDIFWHEGRCPVCSARPTMTSILEDGKRRLHCSFCGTTGFYRRLGCPVCGNFDIKKDNILVVEEEEGYRIEFCDDCGSYIKTVNEERLRDYSVDIADLISLPLDIIAQGRGYRRNSPNPLGMLRMA; from the coding sequence ATGGAAATAGAAGATATAGTAAGAAAAAAACCTCACCTCAAGGAGACACTCCTTCTTTACAAAAAGGTAAAGGAGTTTAATGAATCAGTTGATGAATTATTAAGGGAACCTCTCCAGCACAGTGATACGTCTTATCCTCCTTCAATTATAAATGAAGTTTTCAGAAGATTTTCCGAGATATTTAATATTCCCTTCGAGAGTCTTGTCCCTCTTATTGAGGCAATGAGGCTTGGTCAGATAGATCTCACAAGACTACCCTACAATGAGGTCTCGAGCTTTCTTCTTCCCTATCATGAAGATGAACTGTGGATGCTCCTTTTTATAATTGGAAGGCCATTTTTTTCTGGTATGAAGAGATTCTTTGTCATCGATGACATTTTCTGGCACGAGGGTAGATGCCCTGTCTGCAGTGCTAGACCTACAATGACTTCCATACTTGAAGATGGCAAAAGAAGGCTTCACTGTTCCTTCTGTGGAACTACAGGATTTTACAGGCGACTTGGATGCCCTGTCTGTGGAAATTTTGATATAAAGAAAGACAATATTCTTGTCGTAGAAGAAGAGGAGGGCTACAGAATAGAATTCTGCGATGACTGTGGTTCCTACATTAAGACAGTTAATGAAGAAAGATTAAGGGATTATTCTGTGGATATAGCAGACCTGATCAGCCTTCCTCTTGACATTATTGCTCAGGGCAGGGGATACAGGAGGAATTCACCAAATCCACTGGGGATGCTCAGGATGGCATAA
- a CDS encoding tetratricopeptide repeat protein, which produces MLGGLLKSALLFFLFTSNALSEAGGPTGYFVIGDWKRVIEEFHAKDRQNMSAEEVRQLALSFYFLGRLDEAEVYVKPLIKEDKQAETIYYLIIAGKGKIKEALKALSEIDTPEALTAKAVIIKNTQPEEALRLLNEVIARNEEYFWAWFYRGLVLEEKQDFLNAAKAYKKALSINPLFAQAHNNLGYCYKEMHYYSWAVEEYLKAIELIPDNAGYYYNLGNAYTHLEKIEEAFNAYKKAVELDPYFAKAHYNLARTYLRKDMVREAIEEFRLYLKYGTREVFRTVASKKAVQEEIEQLEEYLRLYGPVK; this is translated from the coding sequence ATGTTGGGCGGACTCCTGAAAAGTGCATTGCTATTTTTTCTATTTACTTCTAATGCCTTATCAGAGGCTGGAGGCCCTACAGGTTATTTTGTAATAGGTGACTGGAAGAGGGTAATTGAGGAATTTCACGCAAAGGACAGACAGAATATGTCAGCAGAAGAGGTCAGGCAACTGGCTCTGAGCTTTTATTTTCTCGGAAGGCTTGATGAGGCAGAAGTGTACGTAAAGCCTCTAATAAAAGAAGATAAACAGGCAGAGACAATTTATTATTTGATAATAGCAGGAAAAGGAAAGATAAAAGAGGCGCTCAAAGCCCTTTCAGAGATAGATACTCCGGAGGCACTTACAGCGAAGGCAGTAATAATAAAAAATACCCAACCAGAGGAGGCCCTTCGTCTCCTTAATGAGGTAATAGCAAGGAATGAGGAGTATTTCTGGGCATGGTTCTATCGGGGTTTGGTCCTGGAGGAGAAGCAGGATTTCCTTAATGCAGCAAAGGCTTATAAGAAAGCCCTCAGTATAAATCCCTTATTTGCACAGGCACATAATAATCTCGGTTATTGCTACAAGGAAATGCATTATTATTCCTGGGCTGTAGAGGAATACCTGAAGGCTATAGAGCTCATACCTGACAATGCCGGCTATTATTATAATCTCGGAAATGCCTACACACACCTTGAAAAAATAGAAGAGGCCTTTAATGCCTATAAAAAAGCGGTAGAGCTTGACCCGTACTTTGCAAAGGCCCATTACAACCTTGCAAGGACCTATTTAAGAAAGGACATGGTAAGAGAAGCAATTGAGGAATTTAGGTTATACTTAAAATATGGTACCAGAGAGGTTTTTAGAACTGTGGCATCGAAGAAAGCAGTGCAGGAAGAGATTGAGCAGCTTGAAGAATATCTGCGACTTTACGGACCTGTAAAATGA
- a CDS encoding acylphosphatase, translating to MHKVRCHVFVAGRVQGVFFRAFTKDVAQSLGLKGWVKNLPDGRVEAVFEGSQELIEEALKKIRIGPPGARVDHIDLNWNEPPENLSDFRIRY from the coding sequence ATGCATAAGGTTCGCTGCCATGTATTTGTAGCCGGAAGAGTTCAGGGCGTATTCTTCAGAGCATTCACAAAGGATGTGGCTCAGTCCCTTGGACTCAAAGGATGGGTGAAGAATCTTCCTGATGGAAGGGTTGAGGCAGTCTTTGAAGGCTCGCAGGAGCTCATTGAGGAGGCATTGAAAAAGATCAGGATTGGCCCACCAGGTGCAAGGGTTGACCATATTGACCTGAACTGGAATGAACCTCCGGAGAATCTATCTGACTTCAGGATAAGGTATTAA
- a CDS encoding 4Fe-4S dicluster domain-containing protein encodes MARKALLISPELCIGCRACQTACKSWNQLPATKTVNKGSFENPPDLTPYLYNRIRYVEIPSETNRIRWLFVSQRCMHCDDAGCMKICPAPGALFKTEDGIVAFDKERCIGCKLCVAGCPFNVPRYDERDRISKCHLCADRVAEGLPPACAKTCPTGAIFYGARDELIAKAQKTGYQKLYGETDLGGLGVLYAFKDAPKLYGLAEKPEIPETVVFWHKVLKPLSYIGLAGAVGLAALHYITIGPKRDEGGEE; translated from the coding sequence ATGGCAAGGAAGGCATTGTTAATATCTCCAGAACTCTGTATAGGCTGCAGGGCCTGCCAGACTGCCTGTAAGAGCTGGAATCAATTGCCTGCAACAAAGACAGTTAATAAAGGTTCCTTTGAAAATCCGCCTGACCTTACTCCTTATCTATATAACAGGATTCGCTATGTAGAAATTCCATCAGAGACAAACAGAATCAGATGGCTCTTTGTGAGTCAGAGATGCATGCACTGTGATGATGCAGGCTGCATGAAGATATGTCCTGCACCTGGTGCCTTGTTTAAGACAGAGGATGGCATTGTTGCCTTTGATAAGGAAAGATGCATTGGCTGCAAGCTCTGTGTGGCCGGATGTCCCTTTAATGTTCCAAGATATGATGAACGGGACAGGATATCAAAATGCCATCTCTGCGCAGACAGGGTAGCAGAAGGACTTCCTCCTGCCTGTGCAAAGACCTGTCCAACAGGCGCAATCTTTTATGGTGCAAGAGATGAATTAATAGCAAAGGCACAGAAGACAGGTTATCAGAAACTCTATGGAGAGACAGACCTTGGAGGCCTTGGCGTGCTTTATGCTTTTAAGGATGCGCCAAAACTCTATGGGCTGGCTGAAAAACCAGAGATACCAGAAACAGTGGTATTCTGGCATAAGGTCTTAAAACCCCTTTCATACATAGGACTTGCAGGTGCGGTTGGTCTTGCAGCACTGCATTATATTACAATTGGACCAAAGAGGGATGAAGGAGGTGAGGAGTAA
- the bioB gene encoding biotin synthase BioB — MLKERVPELKTSLSVLRDHIISGYRLRRDEAIELSRLDGELLFDLFSEANKLRAFFRKNEVDLCAIINAKSGACPEDCSFCAQSARHKTGIDTYPLVKKDVVIAKAKEAKDNGVRRFCVVISGKKAARDDLIKIGDMIEGIRKLGLIPCATLGLLERDELRFLKDHGLERYHHNLETSERFFPNICSTHTYKDKLRTIEAAKSTGLSVCSGGIFGMGEDWEDRIDMAIALRELGVDSIPINFLIPIKGTPLDSEGMLPPLEALKIVGLYRFLIPDKEIRLCGGRAQVLGEFNSMIFLAGADSMLTGNYLTTTGRTYSDDIKLVEAMGLCRKA, encoded by the coding sequence GTGCTAAAGGAAAGAGTACCAGAATTAAAAACATCTCTCTCTGTACTGAGAGATCATATCATCTCTGGATATAGATTAAGAAGAGACGAAGCTATTGAATTAAGCAGATTGGATGGAGAATTGCTATTCGATCTATTTTCTGAGGCAAATAAATTGAGAGCCTTTTTCAGAAAAAATGAGGTTGATCTATGCGCAATAATTAATGCAAAATCAGGTGCCTGTCCTGAGGATTGCTCCTTCTGTGCCCAGTCCGCAAGACATAAAACAGGTATTGATACCTATCCTCTTGTAAAAAAAGATGTCGTTATAGCTAAGGCAAAGGAAGCAAAAGACAATGGTGTAAGAAGGTTCTGTGTTGTAATAAGTGGAAAGAAGGCAGCCAGGGATGATTTAATTAAGATCGGAGATATGATAGAAGGGATAAGAAAACTCGGTCTTATTCCCTGTGCAACCCTCGGACTACTTGAAAGGGATGAACTCAGGTTTTTAAAAGATCACGGTCTTGAAAGGTATCATCATAATCTTGAAACCTCTGAAAGATTCTTTCCAAACATCTGTAGCACCCATACATATAAAGATAAGCTTAGGACAATAGAGGCTGCAAAAAGTACAGGCCTGAGTGTATGTTCCGGAGGGATATTTGGTATGGGAGAGGACTGGGAAGACAGGATTGACATGGCAATAGCACTAAGGGAGCTTGGGGTTGATTCTATACCAATTAATTTTTTAATACCTATAAAAGGAACACCTTTGGACAGTGAGGGTATGCTTCCACCCCTTGAGGCACTGAAGATCGTGGGTCTTTACAGGTTTCTTATTCCTGATAAAGAAATAAGACTCTGCGGTGGAAGGGCACAGGTCTTGGGAGAATTCAATTCCATGATATTCCTTGCAGGTGCTGATTCAATGCTTACCGGCAACTATCTCACCACAACAGGACGGACCTATTCTGATGATATAAAACTTGTAGAGGCAATGGGCCTATGCAGAAAGGCATAA
- a CDS encoding cytochrome c3 family protein — protein sequence MLRIAVTALLLIVASAILIYTQNNSSAQEVDCLMCHGALQKENVVHAALHMGCNICHAGIDATKFPHKITNKIKKGLSSEEPELCYGCHDKSVFTKKTVHMAVAMGCSGCHNPHSSKNERLLKSTSPELCFTCHDQKAFGAKKTVHAPVMSGMCMSCHSPHSTDTGKLLLSDQPELCYGCHDKTKFTDKFIHAPVGMGMCNMCHTPHQSDNEKLLTAVQPELCYNCHDRAPFSKKNVHMPVMGGTCLGCHKPHASSEIQLLQKEPVEVCLECHPHVRKTPHAIAGFTQAGHPVGITKKGRKPLQDPARPGKPFYCASCHNPHSSDWIALFRYQATSVMGICTYCHKY from the coding sequence ATGTTAAGGATAGCTGTTACAGCCCTTTTATTAATTGTTGCATCTGCAATTCTAATATATACACAGAATAACTCCTCTGCACAGGAGGTAGACTGCCTCATGTGCCATGGAGCCCTGCAGAAGGAAAATGTCGTGCATGCAGCACTCCATATGGGATGCAATATCTGTCATGCCGGTATAGATGCTACAAAATTTCCTCATAAGATAACGAATAAGATCAAAAAGGGTTTATCCTCTGAAGAGCCAGAGCTCTGTTATGGCTGTCATGATAAGTCAGTGTTCACCAAAAAGACAGTTCACATGGCAGTTGCAATGGGCTGCAGTGGCTGTCATAATCCCCATAGTTCAAAGAATGAAAGGCTTCTTAAATCAACATCACCAGAGCTCTGTTTTACCTGTCATGACCAGAAGGCTTTTGGAGCAAAAAAGACAGTTCATGCACCTGTAATGAGCGGGATGTGTATGTCCTGCCACAGCCCTCATTCAACTGATACAGGAAAACTCCTCTTGAGCGACCAGCCAGAACTCTGCTACGGATGTCACGATAAGACAAAATTTACTGATAAATTCATTCATGCACCTGTTGGAATGGGTATGTGTAATATGTGCCACACACCTCATCAGTCAGATAATGAGAAACTCCTCACAGCTGTTCAGCCTGAACTCTGCTATAACTGTCATGACCGGGCTCCCTTTTCAAAAAAGAATGTTCACATGCCAGTGATGGGCGGTACATGTCTTGGCTGTCATAAACCCCATGCCTCCTCTGAGATTCAGCTTCTTCAGAAAGAACCTGTTGAGGTATGTCTTGAATGCCACCCCCATGTAAGAAAAACACCCCATGCAATTGCTGGCTTCACCCAGGCAGGCCATCCAGTAGGTATAACAAAAAAGGGCAGAAAACCCCTGCAGGATCCTGCAAGACCTGGAAAACCCTTTTATTGTGCAAGCTGCCATAATCCTCACAGTTCAGACTGGATAGCTCTTTTTAGATACCAGGCAACTTCAGTTATGGGTATATGTACCTACTGTCATAAATATTAA
- the aroD gene encoding type I 3-dehydroquinate dehydratase, translating to MIEVKKTETLFSEKTFIAGVVTAPEVLEHSLIKYADMLELRIDSFERNLLDNLEEIVQRARVLDKILIATIRSQKEGGKRYIDDDTRCRLFRKIIPYVDIFDIELYSDLLLERMIPLIREKDKYLLVSYHNFEETPKDSVIEEIFLRAKKRGADIVKIAVTANSREDLIRMAQFTIRHRRDRIVTISMGEHGRPSRLLFPVLGSIITYAGITELSAPGQPKLGDPIFSILREWLK from the coding sequence ATGATTGAAGTTAAAAAGACAGAGACCTTATTTAGTGAAAAAACTTTTATAGCAGGTGTGGTTACTGCACCTGAGGTGCTCGAACATAGTCTTATAAAATATGCTGATATGCTTGAACTCAGGATAGACAGCTTTGAAAGGAATCTTCTTGATAATCTTGAAGAGATAGTTCAGAGGGCAAGGGTTTTAGATAAAATTCTTATCGCTACCATAAGAAGCCAGAAAGAAGGTGGAAAAAGGTATATAGACGACGATACAAGATGCAGGTTGTTCAGAAAAATAATACCCTATGTTGATATCTTTGACATAGAGCTTTATTCAGATCTGCTCCTTGAAAGAATGATACCGCTGATAAGAGAAAAAGATAAGTATCTTCTTGTGTCCTATCATAACTTTGAAGAGACACCGAAAGATTCTGTTATTGAAGAGATATTTTTAAGGGCAAAAAAAAGGGGAGCAGACATAGTGAAGATTGCGGTTACAGCCAATAGCAGAGAAGACCTCATAAGGATGGCTCAGTTTACCATAAGACACAGAAGGGACAGGATTGTTACAATCTCTATGGGTGAGCATGGCAGGCCCTCAAGATTACTCTTTCCTGTTTTAGGTTCAATTATTACCTATGCAGGTATTACTGAACTTTCAGCTCCTGGACAGCCGAAACTCGGTGATCCCATTTTTTCTATACTTAGAGAATGGTTAAAATAA
- a CDS encoding formate dehydrogenase subunit gamma: protein MTQYIRKATTSEIINHWILAVSFFVLTITGFGFLFRLEWMGSVFGSFHNMRTIHNWSGVVFLMSLFATMFYYLPVALSWSREDIGWIKKAGGYLSKKAKVPPQDIINAGQKLFYLFLLLSGIVISASGLVIWLMPGERQWILISHLLHNIAFDLLVIIIPVHIYLGTLANPGTLRIMIYGTVPVAWARKRHAKWLQRLGY, encoded by the coding sequence ATGACCCAGTACATTAGAAAGGCAACAACATCTGAGATAATAAACCACTGGATACTGGCTGTAAGTTTTTTTGTTCTTACCATAACAGGATTCGGTTTTCTCTTCAGGCTTGAATGGATGGGTTCAGTATTTGGTAGTTTTCATAACATGAGGACAATTCACAACTGGTCTGGTGTGGTATTTCTCATGTCACTTTTTGCAACTATGTTTTATTATCTTCCTGTAGCATTGAGCTGGAGCAGGGAGGATATTGGATGGATAAAGAAGGCTGGTGGCTATCTTTCAAAAAAGGCAAAGGTGCCTCCTCAGGATATAATTAATGCAGGACAGAAACTCTTTTATCTCTTTCTGCTTCTGAGTGGTATTGTTATATCTGCCTCGGGTCTTGTTATATGGCTCATGCCTGGTGAGAGACAGTGGATTTTAATATCCCATCTGCTTCATAATATTGCCTTTGACCTTCTCGTTATTATAATACCCGTTCACATATACCTGGGCACACTTGCCAATCCAGGTACCTTAAGGATCATGATTTATGGTACAGTGCCAGTGGCATGGGCAAGAAAAAGGCATGCAAAATGGCTGCAGAGGCTCGGTTATTAG
- a CDS encoding 6-bladed beta-propeller, giving the protein MKRIFPFLLLIISCAEQPVEKPPEMYWPLPPEKPRIKFVDIIIGSLDARTRFGKLKSFLFGPESEVRFIKPFGVAVRNRKMVVTDVNGVHYYDFERGEFRLIGTSELRLPSAIAYHENKLYVGDTVKKVIYVFNERFEPVLQFGFKELDTPAGIAIDDKNRRIIVSDSKRHMLFIYSLDGRLITAFGKRGRGPGEFNIPYGITVDKEGRIYVVDSGNFRLQILDENGNFIKSFGAAGTSPGNFSRPKGVALDSEGHIYVLDAAFANFQIFDFEGNTLLAVGQNGTGPGEFLLPSSIWIDENDEIYVVDQINKRVQIFQYIKEIN; this is encoded by the coding sequence ATGAAAAGAATATTCCCTTTTTTGCTCTTAATTATATCCTGCGCTGAGCAGCCTGTAGAAAAACCACCCGAGATGTACTGGCCTCTTCCACCAGAAAAACCGAGAATCAAGTTTGTTGACATTATAATAGGCAGCCTTGATGCAAGGACGAGATTCGGAAAACTCAAGAGCTTTCTCTTCGGTCCTGAAAGTGAAGTCAGGTTTATTAAGCCTTTTGGGGTTGCAGTTAGAAATAGAAAGATGGTTGTTACAGATGTGAATGGAGTCCATTATTATGATTTTGAAAGGGGGGAATTCAGGCTGATAGGTACCTCAGAACTCAGACTTCCTTCTGCCATAGCCTATCATGAAAATAAGCTTTATGTAGGTGATACAGTCAAGAAGGTTATATATGTCTTTAATGAAAGGTTTGAACCTGTACTTCAGTTTGGTTTTAAGGAACTTGATACACCAGCGGGCATAGCAATAGATGATAAGAACAGAAGAATAATAGTATCTGATTCAAAGAGACACATGCTTTTTATTTACAGCCTCGATGGAAGACTGATCACAGCCTTTGGAAAAAGAGGGAGAGGTCCTGGAGAATTTAATATCCCTTACGGTATAACAGTGGATAAAGAAGGAAGGATATATGTGGTTGATTCAGGAAATTTCAGGCTGCAGATACTTGATGAGAACGGTAATTTTATAAAGTCCTTTGGAGCAGCAGGCACCTCACCTGGAAATTTTTCAAGACCTAAAGGTGTTGCACTTGACTCTGAAGGACACATCTATGTCCTTGATGCAGCCTTTGCAAACTTTCAGATATTTGATTTCGAAGGAAACACCCTTCTTGCGGTCGGGCAGAATGGAACAGGTCCAGGAGAATTCCTTCTTCCATCATCCATCTGGATAGATGAGAACGATGAAATATATGTTGTTGACCAGATAAATAAAAGGGTCCAGATATTTCAATACATTAAAGAGATCAATTAA